In the Pongo abelii isolate AG06213 chromosome 2, NHGRI_mPonAbe1-v2.0_pri, whole genome shotgun sequence genome, TTAATAAATTCAGCTCAGCTAAATTCTCTGCTTTCCTCCATGACCTTTCTTTACTGTGACATTATCCTGCTGTGATTGATGGGAGCACTGTACAATGTACTGGCAtattataaaaattgtatttggGCTGCCTAACTTACTTTTGATGAAAAACTTTAGTATACCTGCTAAAGCAATCCCTATTCTCTACGAAGACCAGCTTGAGTTTCTGTtccctttttcaattttttttatgagTTTGAATGAACTTGGAATCTGTCTCAGACTCAGGAGCAGAACACACTTTATGTTTCTGCAGAGTTGTTTTTCATCACAAACCAATAAACAGTAGACAAAGCTCTCTGTGGAGTCTGCTCATCAAATCAGATCTACACTGTATCACTATttagacaaaatgaaaaaaggcCAAGAAATCAGGCACATCCACAGATATATAGCAACCTCTATGATAAGGCTGTCATGACCCTGTCATGAGACAGGGTCTATCTTCCCAGAAATAAAAAGATGATGGGACACTCTGACAGAGGTGTCTCATGCATTGACAATTTTCTTCACAGAGGCTGTGCCTCTGATCTatctccactgcatttcattggCAGTTTAAATTATATCCAGACATGAGTATTTCTGAACTGACTTAAACTGAAAAATAGCCTttagtctttttcttcttctatagACATTTGTTAAATCTTTGTTTGCATGTATATAGAAGCTGTCCTTAGGGGAAATAGAATTCAGCCCATGTAAGAGAGTATTGAGTTTTCATAGTATATCTGCCCAGGTTCACTCTAAGGGCTCTGCTGGTTGTTTTATCATCATAAACCACCTGGAATCTCTCAACAAGACTGGGTACTACGTAAATTACATTCCAAGACAAGAAAGGCTATTTTAAACCCTCTTCAACAGAGTTTATATTGAAAAAAGGAAAGGGTTCAATCATAAAAAGTATGAGCACGACTTTGAGGGCAGAGTCAAAGGTGTCTCTAATCCTATGACTTGAGACTCATGTGACAGGACAATTCCATGTAGCAAAAGAGGCAGACGGAGAAAGGAGGGAACCTAGAAGTGTCAGGGAGGCAGTGTGGCATGGCTCTGATCTCTGCTTTGCCACGTAGCAGTGACGTAATTGTAGTGGGCACTTCCTAAGGCCACCTCCAATGAGTCACGCCCTTGCATAATCCCACATCCTTATGTAATCCTCTCCCTTTGAGTGCAAGTGGAAagtgtgacttgcttctaaccaacagAATACGGCAAATGTGATGGAATGTCACTACTGATGGATTGtaattacattacattatatgGCAAAGGCGATTTGATGTCACTCCCATGATTTATGTTATGATATATAAAACTCCATCTTAGTTAACTAGAGTGAGAGACTTCCCTagctttgaaaaaacaaacagccatATGAACTGCCTATGAAAAGGGCCATATGGGAGGAACTGTGGGTCATCTCAAGGACCTGAAGGGGACCTCCAGCTGAAAGCCAGTAAGAAGTTGGGGCCTAAGTCATACAGctgcaaggaaatgaatttttCCAACAACCTGGATGAGCTTGGAAATAGATTCTACCCCAGTCAAGTACTCAGGTAAGGATACATCCAATCTGACACTTCGATTGAAGTCTTATGAGATCCTGGGTAGAGGACCTAGACCAGCTGTGCCCAGACTTCTCCCATGAGGACTTTGAGGTAAtagatgtgtgttgttttaaggcactaaATTTCTGGTACgtaatttgttatgtagcaataaaaaattaatacagtaaTCTAGGaacaagttttttctttttctctgagtcTAATTCTCCTCATCTAtataatggggataataacatctACTTATAGGTAGGTTTAATCATCAAATAAATTTTAGCCGTTGCTAAAATGGTAGTTGTTTTcttgtattattaatattactattcTTTTCTGGGTACATGAGACCCAGAGCACCAGGCTAAGGGTTTCAGGAGTTGAAGTCTGATCCTGGGCCCTAGCCCACAGGAACCCAGGGGATGCCATgcatgaataaagaagaaatacagcCAGCTGTCCTGTCTCGACTTTCCTTGAGGCTGATACAGTGGTGCACTAAATCTTTTTCTATGATCTACCCTGTGCCCAGCAATATGCTAAATATGCTAGGCACGGACAATACCAAGAGAAGTAGGAGGTTCTCCCTGCCCTTCAAAGTGTCCAGGCTAAGGGCCACAATTTAGACTCTAAGACTTACATTGCAGTTCTGTGTTCAGAACTGGGATTCCAAAATTTGAGGGCAACCAGTGCCAAGCTCTGCATATTTTAGGGTGCAGTGGGAAGCTTTGAGGCTGCTTACATCCTTGCGTGTCCAACACCTGGGGTAAGTAAGGGCTCCCTTAACACAGGGAGCAAGTAAGGCTGAAGCCAAGGGAATGATGTTGCCCCTTGGCATCACTATCATGAACTATCTTGAATCTCCCAGCAAGGCAGGGCACTGTGCAATTGACATTCCAAGACCAGGCAGGCCTATTTTAAACCCTCTTTAAGAGGATTCACAATCCACCCTCTTGCTGCACTAGCATGGGTAGAGCAGGCAAATTCTCCATATTATCATTGAAGCTGTAAAGGTTTGGGAGATGGGTCATTCAAAATATTCAGAAGTTCTTGAAAGCCAAATGTTAGTGGATGAGGAACTAAATTGGCTTCTGTTTCATCTTTGTTAGGTTTCTACAGCAATGTTACCTTGAATGGTTTGTCAACATGTTTCACTGAGAAAACTTAAAGCAACTCTGGTAATTACAAGTGGAACCTTGTTACAAGTGGAAACTTGACAACTTCAGAAGTGCCCATCACAACCAAACATTCCTGCTGTGAATCACCTGACATTCACTGTCTCATTCACACCAGCTTCTTCAGGTGGCCCttgatgatctgcctgcctccacagAGGCTCAGACAattagccttttcttttttttctagatttcacTCTTCATGATGGATGTGAAAGACAGTAAAGTATGCTAGTTAAAACCCAGCCTCTGGAGACAGACTGATGTGGGGTAAATCCAGCTTTGCCACTTAACAGTTCTCTGCTCTTGCACAattttacttaacctctctgaacctgaaATCAGCCTAGTTATAGCATATTAGTGAAGCATTCATCACAGAGCCTGAACATAGGGAGTCCTCATTAATGAcagttattatcatcattattaatatattatcatCACATGGCTATTGCTTTGTACTTATCATATAGTCATTAATGTCCCTAGAATAGTGCAGATCGGATGACACCAGTTATAAGACCCTGAGAAGCTTAACTCAGCAAAACTAAGTTGTTTAAATCTATGTTCTAGCTCAAAGGTTGGCAAACTTTCTCtgaaaagggccagatagtaaatattgtaggcttgcaggccatatggtctGTGTTGCAACTACTTAATTCTGCTATTATAACTCAAAAggagccatagacaatacataagaAAATGAGTATGTTTGTGCTCCAATTAACTGTTATTTACAAAAAGAATTGGCTGTTTGGATTAAACGCATAGATCATAGTCTGCCAACCCCTGCTCTAGCCCCTTGTCCATGTACAGCAAGGTACTCCCAAACAGAACGCTAGTGGGAAGGGCACGTGGCAGAGTAGACACAATAGAGTTTGAGTCTCAATTTTGTCATGTCCTGACTGTAGCATTCAGGGAATATTACTTAACTCTGTAGAATTCTGAGAATACTACTTAATTCCTCCATGCCCCAGTTTCTTACTCTGTAAATCCTAGGCAATAGTACTTCCTGGGCAGGGTTTCTGAGGATAAATGACCCCAAGTATATAAAAGATAATTAAGTAAAAGAGATAACATatgtaaatgagataatgtaaatgtgtatatttcAGGCTTTTTTGCATGAGTTTACTTTGTATCTATCTGTTCAACTGGATTATGAGTTTGTTGAAGGTGAAACATTTGTTATCTATTGGCTTTATTTCTCTCATCCTTGTCTCTAGATCCTAGAAAAGTCCTCTGCACAGAGCAGGGCATGGCCTGCATTCCAAATTTTGTTATTCTCAAAGGTCAATTGTTCTCAGTGGCAGACAACAGAAGCCAAGACTTGCTACGTGAAACAGAAGACAAATTTGCTGGAAGGACATGTGAAAATGGGCACAAATTAGGGATCAAGGTTATACTTGCATCACTGCTGTTAGGCTGCTACCACTGACTCCTCTGCTCCTGCACTCCCAACAGCACCATCAAGAAAAACCCCACACACAGTTCCTTCATCTTTGCCTTACTTGCTGAAGATTAGAAGTCCCAGGTAGGAGTCTTTCAATGACTAAGGCCAGATCACCTGCCCATATCCTGGCTACAAGGAAGCAAGGGAAGAAAATGTTAGCCAGCCCTTTTGGCTTTTGGAATGAGAGCATTTTACCAAGTCGCTTAATGGTGTAGAGCTCCCCAGTAGGAAAGGTTTTAGGGGCTGGGCAGCTAGAAGAATGACAAATAGCTACTCCTCTGATTATCTGCTTACCTAGGCCACCTGTTTGTAGAGAACTTTGAGGTCACAACATAGTCCACCACCATTATGACTTTCAAATTGGTTGCTTGTTGCATAGGTAGTGGGATTTTAATCTAAGCCCTCCAACCTCTCTCCCTTGGTTCCCTACAGTAGATACACCAGTGCCCCTTCCATATCGCCTCACTTCGGTGCATGCCAGCCTGCCTTCCAACAGTCAGCATCTACAACATTGTTAGAGGGCTACCCTCAGACTGCTGGAACCCACTTTGCCTCCATGCAGGGCAGATCCAAAGTGCCTGGGTAACTCATAACCCATCAGTGGTATCCTTTAACCAAAACTTATTAAGTACAATGTATAAATACTCCAGCTCCCTTGCCCCTTGACTAGAATCATAATGAAGCATGTGTTTcataccattttaaaaaacttctcCACAGGATGAAACTTCAGGTGGACACTATGGTAGTTGCCTTAATAGTGTCCCTTTAGAGACTAGCTTccttatattatttctttctctctcttctgcccttCTCTCTCAACATTCCAAATAGACTATGTGCACTCAATCTTTGTCTCAGCTTTGCTTCTGAGAGGAGCCCTGCTAACACATCTCTCTTATATCTGAGTATTGGCATGCTATTTTGCAGACCTATCAGGAATACTGAGACAACTATTACTACAAAACTCTATAATTCACAAGACAACTTGCAGATACAAACTAGGTAAATATGAGATCAAGAAGGTATTATTTGCTTTCTCTATTAGAATTACAGTGCTCTGCATTTATATTAAATCTGCCCCATGATGAAAACATGgatgtcagaaagaaagaaaaaaagaaggaatgacagagagaaatgaaggaaggaaggcagggaggagggagggaggggaagagagaaaggagagaaaggaaggaaaaaaggaagggagggagaaagacaggaagcaggaagaaagaagaaagaaaatagacaatCATTATTTAGGAGAATCAAAAGAGCATAAAGGAGATAGGCCTTGAAATTCCAGTAGATGATAAGAAAAATTGCTTTGAGGCAACAGGAGAGGTTGCCTCCTCAGAGTAAAAGGAGAGCTCTCTATACTCTGGAAAAAGGAGATATGAGAAGCAAATGAGAAGGGCTGTAAATCACTGGGTAATCAAAGCAAAAGTTATTCTGCAGGGCCCTGCAGAAAGCTTTCAGAAGAAGAAAAGTCAGATCAACTCTCTGTGCCTGAAAAAGCACAAAGCTGTCAAGTCTTGAAATGGAGGGGACTCATCTTGGTATTTCTAATGGCATTCAGTAGTTGCAGTGGCTGCTGTCCTCCTCTGGGAATTGGGAGGAGGGGGGTGTTGCTGGATGTTCTTGTACAAGGAGGAAGATAACTTGAACACGATTTTTTCTCTTCAGTGTATCCTGAAAAATTGAATTGTGATGATAAAGATCAGGCAATTGTGCCGAAGCACTGAACTCTTTATGAAATAATAGCCCAAGTGCTGAACTCTAATCTTGTTTCTCTCTTTATTGGAAAGGGGAGGGGTGGCACTTGTGCTATCACCTAACTATGCACAGGCAGGACGATGGAGTAATAGTTACTCTATGCCCTGTGACCAAAGTTCTCTTTGATGCAGGGAGCCAGCTAGGCAGCCAATCTAATATGGAGGAGCCGAGATGTCCATTTGTATCCAGAGAAGAGAAAATCCTTGGGACCAAAGGAGGGTTAAGAGAAGTGGGGAAGGGGAATTGGCTGGTTGtggagataaaattcaacaaaacaACAGACAAACTCCAACTCTCACCCCAAAAaaattaggaaggaaaaaaacctaGAATGAAGTTTGAGCGAGCAACCCTAAAAGCTGTTGATATCCCAGTATCCTGCAGAAAGTAAACTACATGAATTTGGATAGCAGAGAAAATCTAGTTAATATAGGAAATTCTggctaaaacatatttttttgtgGACTTAGAACTGAATTGTGTCATAGTCATCAACTGCAAAGAAGATTCTAGACCACACATAAGGGCTACAGAGAGTTCTCACAGTGGTTCCAATAGCTAACACATGCTGGGCTGGTTATAAGTGGATTTTCCTCACTGATAATATCAGTTTTCTTTCCTGAATGTCATAACTGAGGCCTTGTTAGCCCCTTCTTCTTATGGAACAGAGAGCACATAGTCTGTCTTGAGTCTTGGAAATGCCAATAGGTTTCTGTCATAACGGGTGTGGTCCGGGAAGCCCAAATCACACCAGCTCATCTATGGTGGCAGgcagtaaatacattttttaaaaaagattaccTATTAGCAGCAATGTTGTAAGCATGGTTGATTCCCTCCCTGGACTGGTCACTTCTCTGTCTGAAATGCAAGGCATGATTTCTCCCAAGGTTTAGCTGAAAGTAATCCATATTAATGATTCTGGACGATTTATGCACAGGCATGCAAATACAATGAAAACAACATGAGGTCATTAATAACTGTAGACACGGTCAGGTGACAGATGTGAAATGAATGAGCTCCTGAGTATTTCTTTACTTAATCTTTAAAAACCGagttttgaggccaggcatggtgactcaagcctgtaattccagcactttgagaggctgaggcaggtggattgcttgaggccaggagtttgagaccagcccggccaacatagcaaagccccgtctctactaaaaatacaaaagttagctggacgtggtggtgcatgcctgtaatcccagctattcaggaggctgaggcaagagaattgcttgaacctgggaggcggaggctgcagtgagccgagactgcaccactgcactccagcccgggcaacggagcaagactctgtctccaaaaaccaaacaagaacaacaaaacaaaacaaaaacatgagttttgaattttttttatgagTAACACTAAATAGAAATGTATCTTCCTTTTTGAACTTAATAGTGTAGTTATAAGAATGTCATACTAATCTAAATGTGTCAATACTCAATGATTACTCAAAAATAATATGTGTTTGTATaactttggagattttttttacttcgttaaatattttaaagtttaaagagATGTCAAATGTTCAAAATGTCGATGTCGAGAGCCCGCGGCACTGGCAGCTTGGCCTGCGAGGCTCTGCGATGTTACAGGAGTCAGCCAGGAGCCTGGGAAAGGGAAGCACATCCCTGGGGCTGGTCCCAGAGGGCTTGATCTGCATCTGCAGCATGAGGTTCTGCCCGTTTACTGAGAGGACGTGTCTGGTTCTGAAGGTCGAGGGAATCAGGCATGAAATCATCTATATCAACCTGAAAGATAAGCCTGAGTGGTTCTTTAAGAAAAATCCCTTTAGTTTGGTGCCAGTTCTGGAAAACAGTCAGGGTCAGCTGATCTACGAGTCTGCCATCACCTGTGAGTACCTGGATGAAGCATACTCAGGGAAGAAGCTGTTGCCAGATGACCCCTATGAGAAAGCTTGCCAGAAGATGGTCTTTGAGTTGTTTTCTAAGGTGCTATCTTTGGTAGGAAGCTTCCTTAGAAGCCAAAATAAGGAGGACAGTGCTGGCCTGAAAGAAGCATTGTGTAAAGAATTTAGCAAGCTAGGGGAGGTTCTGATTAATAAGAAGAAAACCTTCTTTGGCGGCAATTCCATCTCTGTGATTGACTACGTCATCTGGCCCTGGTTTGAACGGCTGGAAGCAATGAAGTTAAATGAGTGTGTAGACCACACTCCAGAACTTAAACTGTGATGGCAGCCATGAGGGAAGATCCCACagtctcagccctgctcactggTGTGAAGGACTGGCAAGCTTTCATAGAGCTCTACTTACAGCCTGGAGGCCTGTGACTATGGGCTCTGAAGGGGGCAGGAGTCAGCAATAAAGCTatgtctgatgttttctttcacttagaaaaaaaaaaggtggtatcAAAACTGTAATAAAACCTTAGAGAAGAGATCAAATAGTACACAAACCACAAAGGACTAGTAACAAGAAAGATAGGCAaccctgaagaaaaaaatgatgcaaaAGAGATGAAGAGTGAACATAAATCTCTCTAAAATTTTCCTGTATTAACCAGATAGCCTTTGCTGCCCACATTAATATACTAATGTACACTGCTTTCTGCAGGGTGATGGGACATTAACAGCTTTTTAATATTACTTATCCAAATTTGATTTTaggtcttttttcctttctaaatccCTTTTACGTGAGAGCTAGATTctatctacaaataaataaatagaatgaattTGAATAATCAACAAAAAGTAATTAACATAGATGTAATTAATGTTAGAAAATGGCCCACACTGGGAAGACTTCAATGAACTTGGTTTCTTTTCTTACAGTACCTTATAGTTCAGTTTAATATAACTACCTGTTTCATATTCAGAATAGAACAATGCTTCATTGCTTTAGCCTTTTCATGACAATTAACAAATTATGGAAAAAACCCACATTTTcgattgtatatttttaaatttttctatgttACGATGTTTTGATATCTTAAAAAAACCTATCTAGCTGGGGAGAGACAGCCCCTTTCAGGGTTAGCCAATTCTTAGAGACAGCAAAAGACTCAGCCAGGAGCATGCATGCCTTTGATATGCAAACTAACCAATCCAGAGTCTTACCTCAACTATCTGACTCATACACCCAAGAGACAATATTCCTCTGCCTTAATCATCCCAGTGCCAGGTACCAGTCAACTAGTAATATAGgagttagaaaaaactatttagcCAGATAGTGAGGGTATAGGAGTTCTCGGTAAGgcttttcttttgataaaaagcagcccccaaaccatttgttttctaacaaagagcagcctgtgaAATCGAGCTGCAGACAAGCCAATGGGTGAATGTATTCTAGTTAGTTGCTTGGTTGTCACCCATTGACTTGTGAATAACAGAGACTTACTAGACAtccatttcactttatttttaccttatttttctcttaaaaacatTTGTTCCTTAGTTTTTCATGGCAATTTTCCATACAAAAGCTTTGTATGGAAAGCTTTTATAATTGGTTTTTCAGGGAATCCaaccttattttttctttgaaaatatcctGAAGCGCCAAATAAACCAACAATCTGAAGTGGGGGAGGACTCTAGCCCCAGCAATACCTGCGACTACTAATGAAAAAGACTTGACGGACTGAAACTGCCTGAGATTTCTCACATAATGTCATCATTACGTGGATGTGCTTCAGTGCTCTGAAATAATGGCTCTTTAATCTCAAGTCCACCTGCTACCAtctgaaaagggggaaaaagaagcCAAAGATATAAAATACTGAAGAAAGGTGAGGGTACTGCTTCATTACCCATACAATACAGTTTTATTTCAGTGCTACAATataattctttttccttctagTACTAAGAGTTATTTAGTGTTATGCATTCAAAATTTTACTTCATGATTTACCATGAAAGAATCTCATTTTActgaaaaattttagtttttggtcgggcgcagtgactcacgcctgtaatcccagcattctgggaggccgaggcaggcggattacctgaggtcaggaattcaagaccagactgaccaacgtggtgaaaccccgcctctgctaaaaatacaaaaattagccaggcatggtggtgtgtgcttgtaatcccaactactcgggaggttgaggcaggagaatcctttgaacccaggaggcgggggttgcagtgagccaggattgtgccactgcactccaacctgggtgacagagcgagagtctgtctcaaaaaaaaaaaaaaaatagtttttgtgaAACTGTTTTCTCTGTAAATAATCTGTTTCCTTACTTGTTCTGAAATGCATTTATTGTCTATAATAGCAATCCAGTGATGTCCTGGTGTTCTGCAGAGGAAAATGCACATAGAGCAGCAGCCAGGACAGATCAGTTAAAAGCTAAATAGCAAACATCCTGAGAATTGTAATGGGTCAGAAATGGGATAAttagatattattatatatatatatcttgggTTTACTTGATGCCTTTGTAACAGTCTGCACAACTGACATATTccttctaaaacaaaaaacaaaaaaatttcttccttttattctgGAACACAATAACTCACTTATCCCATCCTATTGCACTTAATggatctctctcttcctttttaatttgtttttcatccTCTAAATTTCTTCCAGCTATATCTATATTCTTTGCCAgcatttaaatcctggctctgctgtaTACAAACTATGCAAACTAGCTCCTATGCTTAACCTCAGTGAGCTTCAGTTGccctatctataaaatggagctaATAGTAGCACTCAATTATGTTGTAATGATTAAACTAACAACACAAGTAAAGTACAATCCTAGGCAGTGCTGGGCCTATCATAGGCTCCTCATATTTTCTTCCCTCTATCTGTTATCACCCTCAAAGACCTCATCTCCCTCATAGGTTTAGCAGTCACTGCATTTGGATGATGCCCAAGTTGACATATGCAATCTTGATATGCCTACCTGGGCTCCACTCTTGCATCTTCAACTCATGGTGGGCATTTCTCTCTGACAGTTCAGCTTCTCCTAAACATCAGTGTGTCTGAAATCAATCTTATCATCTTATTCTccccaaaaagaaaagactaaaaaatGGTTGAAAGTTCTTCAAGAACATAGAGTTActaatatgacccagcaattccaatcACAGGTATATACCCTGtggatatattaatacatatacgtacaaatgaaaacatatgtccacactaAAACTTATACCTGAATATTCATAgctgcattattcataatagcccaaaaatggaaacaacccaaatgttaatcaattgatgaattaataaataaataaaaataaaacgtatatctatacaatggaatgatAGTCAgccaaataaaggaatggaatactgaaacatgctacaatatggatgaaccatgaaaacatgctaaatgaaagaagctagacacaaagtcCAAGTAAtgtataattcaatttatatgaaataaccagaataggcaaatccatagagacagaaaatagattagtgggtACCAGGGAAAAGGGAGATGGAGGAATCAGGACATGAcagttaatgggtacagggttttaTTGGGGGGTGCTGGAAACATTCTGGAGTTAGTGCTGATAGCTGCACAACAttgcaaatatactaaaaaccaccaaaatgtacactttaaaaaggttaaaacagtaaattttatgttatatgtatttaatctcaatttttaaaaaagaagaaaaaagcaacctCTGTAGACAGCGGAGTGACACTTGTCCACAGAAGCGGGAGGAAATGGAGCCAGAACTGCAGAAGGGGATCTCTGATCTCCAGGAAACCAAGATATTCAGTAATAGCATCAGAGCAAGGCCCCAGGGGGATATCGCTGTGCTCACTTCCAAGAAGCAATCAGAATCTGACTCCCAAGACTCAACCAAATAGGTCATTATGCAGCTTTGCTGAAATATCTGCAAATCTAgacctaaaaactagaaaaggaTAGAGATTGGAGGGTGAAAATAGCCAAAGGAAGGACTTGAAGCAGAAAAGAAGTTCCTCAGGGGGGCAAATTTATTATATTCTCTATTGTCAGGTTGAACTGGAGGGCAATAAATCATATGCCCATTCGGAACCTCGCtcattgccagcacagcagtctgagatcaaactgcaaggcggcagtgaggctaggggaggggcgcctgccattgctgaggcttgagtaggt is a window encoding:
- the LOC100432722 gene encoding glutathione S-transferase omega-1-like isoform X2, translated to MLQESARSLGKGSTSLGLVPEGLICICSMRFCPFTERTCLVLKVEGIRHEIIYINLKDKPEWFFKKNPFSLVPVLENSQGQLIYESAITCEYLDEAYSGKKLLPDDPYEKACQKMVFELFSKVLINKKKTFFGGNSISVIDYVIWPWFERLEAMKLNECVDHTPELKL
- the LOC100432722 gene encoding glutathione S-transferase omega-1-like isoform X1 encodes the protein MLQESARSLGKGSTSLGLVPEGLICICSMRFCPFTERTCLVLKVEGIRHEIIYINLKDKPEWFFKKNPFSLVPVLENSQGQLIYESAITCEYLDEAYSGKKLLPDDPYEKACQKMVFELFSKVLSLVGSFLRSQNKEDSAGLKEALCKEFSKLGEVLINKKKTFFGGNSISVIDYVIWPWFERLEAMKLNECVDHTPELKL